CTTCCACTGCATCAATAAACGGTTTGACTGGCACAGCATCCAAACATGTTTTTCTATCTGTCAAGGCACGTAGAGCAAACTCACGCATCTTATCTTCTTCGCTAATTTTAAGCAACTCTGTTACGCCATCAGCACAAGCTATTTGAGCATAGGTATAAACTCCTGCTACACGCACTTGTAATGGCAATGTTTTATCCGTTGCTACTTTTAAGGCAGCATCTGCAGCTTCTTCCGCAGGCCTTTTCAATAATTCTTGCTGAGCATGAAAACGTGTTACCGAGTTTCCTGCTTTTAACAAATCTGCTAAAGCTTCTACAGAAGCTGCTTTTAAGTCTGGGAAGGCTTCATAAGTCCAATCTTTAGGAACTACTTTCACTACATATCCTTTATCAGGGTTCCCTTTATATCCAGCTCCATCCCATGCTGCTAAAAACATTCTTCCAGAACCATCTACATCTACATCAGAAATTTGAGCAAGCTTAATAAACTCTTCGTCAGCCTGAGTAAAAGTAGGACCATCCATAGTAACCCTATGAATGTACAGCTGGCTTTTACCCCAATCTGCCATCATAGGCACGTGATTATAGGCTACTGGCCATCTATCATCGTCCATAAAATAGCTACCTGTACCTGACCCGCCACCTAAGTCTTTTAGGGCAGGAATAATTTCGTCTGTAAAGTTTTTGAATAAAGTTGGGTAACCGAATTCCGCACTTTGCTGATAATGTATAAAACGGATGTTCCAACCTCCACCATCATTGGTATTTCCACGGGTATAAATATTCATGAACGGGTCAATAGCCACATCATAAATATTACGAGTACCATGGGCGTAAACTTCCATTTCTGTACCGTCAGGTCTCACACGTACTATTCCACCACCTAACATGGTCATTTTTTTACCAGAAGCATCTTCTGCCTCATAAAAACCGAAGTCTCCTACAGCCACGTAAATCCAACCATCAATTCCCATACGGATACCGTTGGTAGCATGGTCTGTTCCTCTACTTCTTAGTGATTCTGGTGAACAAATATTTTTTATTAAAGGCTTAGAAGGGCCATCGGCTACGCCATCTTGGTCTTTATCTTCAAAAACCACCAAGTCCATCCTCGCTGCTTCTCCAGTAGCTTCGTCAAACACAGTATGTAATACAAAAACCTCATCACCCACAGCCATAATTCCCCTTGGGTTATCTGCTTTCGCAAATTCTATGTGCTTTTCGTAGGTACCGTCATTGTCGGCATCAATCAGTTTTACAATGCTTCCTTTCCCTGGTTCTTTTCCTAAAGAACCCATCATATCTACACCCACGAAAACTTCACCTGTAGGCAATACAGCCAAACAAGCAGGGCTAGGAACCACATCTGGACCTGCTATATTTTCCATTACTAAAGCCGTGCTATCAGGCTCAAAAGTAGTGGCGTCAAAACTGGCTGGAGTGAAATATTCTGTTAATTCCTGTACATCGGCAGTTTGATTTTTAGAACAGGAGAACAAAGCCAAAAGGCTTAAGAGGGCTAAATAGTTTTTAGACATTTTTAAGAGGGTATTTGCTAAAGCATTTATTTTAACATCAAAGATAAAACTATTGCCCCATAGCTTTTTACTGATAAACCTATGTTAAAGAGAAAAGTAGAAAACCAATCTTTTGGCAAATGCTTAAACTACTTAATTACAAGCCACTATCACTGCGTGCAAACGATTGCGTTTATCCCTATAAGATTATCACCTACACGCAAATAATAATAAAAACACCTCATAGATGAATGAAACGCCTCCAGAGCTACGTTAAAATAAATATTATTAAAGTTTTCATCATTATAAATCCTAACCTTTTCATATAAGTGCGTAACTTAATCTTTCGTAGACAAAGGCTTTCTTTAAAGCCTCTCTGCATAGCCCAAAATATAGAAATAATGAGAAGCAAAACTGGAGTGCTACTGGCAATTATACTCTTACCTTTTTTATCCAATTGTCAAACAGAAATAACTTACCCCGAGACTTTCAA
This sequence is a window from Arcticibacterium luteifluviistationis. Protein-coding genes within it:
- a CDS encoding DUF7133 domain-containing protein, which translates into the protein MSKNYLALLSLLALFSCSKNQTADVQELTEYFTPASFDATTFEPDSTALVMENIAGPDVVPSPACLAVLPTGEVFVGVDMMGSLGKEPGKGSIVKLIDADNDGTYEKHIEFAKADNPRGIMAVGDEVFVLHTVFDEATGEAARMDLVVFEDKDQDGVADGPSKPLIKNICSPESLRSRGTDHATNGIRMGIDGWIYVAVGDFGFYEAEDASGKKMTMLGGGIVRVRPDGTEMEVYAHGTRNIYDVAIDPFMNIYTRGNTNDGGGWNIRFIHYQQSAEFGYPTLFKNFTDEIIPALKDLGGGSGTGSYFMDDDRWPVAYNHVPMMADWGKSQLYIHRVTMDGPTFTQADEEFIKLAQISDVDVDGSGRMFLAAWDGAGYKGNPDKGYVVKVVPKDWTYEAFPDLKAASVEALADLLKAGNSVTRFHAQQELLKRPAEEAADAALKVATDKTLPLQVRVAGVYTYAQIACADGVTELLKISEEDKMREFALRALTDRKTCLDAVPVKPFIDAVEDANPRVQATAIIALGRLGKKEAADVLLEIQVPASAKVPETGTEGPHATPNSAIVLPHLAVRSLIALNAVDETLDALDDNPKLALWTLRYMHDTKAVDGLIAAYDDAEDKDEVLSTLARLYNKEAPYDGSWWWSTRPDTHGPYYKGITWEGSDAIKVFLLKEMEAAGAEKADYFAWLNDRNRMGIDELGTAVVEEAEEVVNKVDFNAIKNKKGQVGEASIEDVILAMGEIKGDASKGKALFLSQGCIACHSVEKGQVMKGPFMGQIGSIMNRDQITESILKPNASISQGFASFMIETKDGNTYMGFVTAESADELTIRDIAGNATKLAKKNIKSREEMGNSMMPAGLANSLSYEELASLVTYLQGNK